A genomic stretch from Chitinophaga lutea includes:
- a CDS encoding response regulator transcription factor, translating into MKVLIVEDERAMALEMEAFLKKSFYVCDLAFTAKQGLLKMEEGPYDFILLDLGLPDKSGLLVLEEAKKNCPGASYIILSARGELEDRIKGLDLGADDYLPKPFSLLELHSRMQAISRRKFGLQDSTVPLGDFRIDLTKRLVFCNEAEIELSRKEFDLLSYLLLHKNRPLTRMQLSEHIWGNFSDDDYDSNYIDVHIKNIRKKLSAFSSVEWLQTIRSVGYKIKA; encoded by the coding sequence ATGAAAGTACTGATCGTGGAAGATGAACGGGCGATGGCATTGGAAATGGAAGCATTTCTGAAAAAGTCGTTCTACGTATGCGACCTCGCCTTCACGGCCAAACAGGGACTACTGAAAATGGAGGAAGGGCCGTACGATTTTATTTTGCTCGACCTGGGGCTGCCCGATAAAAGCGGGCTGCTGGTGCTGGAGGAAGCAAAGAAAAATTGCCCGGGTGCCTCGTATATTATTTTGTCGGCCCGCGGCGAGCTGGAAGACCGGATAAAGGGCCTCGACCTGGGCGCGGACGATTACCTGCCCAAGCCGTTTTCGCTGCTGGAGCTGCATTCCCGGATGCAGGCCATTTCCCGCCGGAAGTTCGGGCTGCAGGATTCCACGGTGCCGTTGGGCGATTTCCGGATCGACCTCACCAAACGGCTGGTGTTCTGTAACGAGGCGGAAATCGAATTGTCGAGAAAGGAGTTCGACCTGCTCAGTTACCTGCTGCTGCATAAAAACCGCCCGCTTACACGCATGCAGCTGAGTGAGCACATCTGGGGGAACTTTTCGGACGATGATTACGATTCCAATTATATCGATGTGCATATCAAGAACATCCGGAAAAAACTGTCTGCTTTTTCTTCTGTGGAATGGCTCCAGACCATCCGCAGCGTCGGTTATAAAATAAAAGCCTGA